The Streptomyces pratensis genomic interval AGTCGTGCTGGGTGAGGACGCCGAGGCGCAGCCCGCCGTTGTGGGTGACCCGGCCGGTGTCCGCCTCCTCCAGCTTGGCGAGCATCCGGATGAGCGTCGTCTTGCCGTCGCCGTTGCGGCCGACGACGCCGATCCGGTCGCCCTCGGACACCCCGAGGGATACACCGTCGAGCAGGGCACGGGTGCCGTACACCTTGCTGACCTGCTCGACATTGACCAGATTGACGGCCATTTCACTCCTGCGTCGGGGATCCCTGCGTCGGGGACCGCTCGACGTCCCAGAGTAGTCGCCGCGCGGGGTGCGATAGCGTGCGGCGATCGATCATGGGGAGTAACCCCAGGTCGGAGCGGTTCGGAACATCTCTGGGGTGGGGACTTCATGATGCGCTGCGCGATACGGGCTCTGCTGCCGGCGGCACTGGCGACAATGGTGCTGGCCGGCTGTTCGTCGCAGTCCGGCGGCGGTGACACGGGCAAGAACGGGGACGGTGCACCTTCGAGGGCCGCGAAGAGCGGCGCCGTGGAGAAGGGTGTCACGCTCGGCGCCCCCGGCTCGGCCTGCGAGCTGCCCGTGACCTTCGACCTGGCGACGGGCTGGAAGCCGGAGACCGTGGAGGTGGATCCAGGCTCCGAGTTCGCGGAACTGGGACAGCAGGGCTCGGCCACGATGGTCTGCGAGATCGACGCCAAGCCCGCCGGGAACATCGGATACATCCGGGTCTGGCAGGCCGAGGGGTCCGGCACCGCACCGCGAGCGGCGCTGGAGGACTTCGTGGCCGGCGACGCGAACGCGTCCGCGGCGTCGTACGAGGTGACGGAGGCGGGAGCGGTGGCAGCCGCTGAGGTCACCTACACGGTGCGCCCCGAGCTGTCGGACGAGCGGAAGAAGGAGAGGGCCTTCGCCGTCGCGACGCCCGAAGGGCCGGTCGTGGTGCACCTGGGCGGGCTGGACTCCCAGGAGCACGAGGAGATGCTCCCCGCGTACGAGCTGGCTCGGAACACCCTGAAGCTGAACTGACAGGGCGCCCCACCCGCTGCCGCGTCCATTGCCGCCCCCCAGGACTCGTGCGTACGCCATCCGGCACGTACAGGATTCCGTACGTACCGAGGGGGCTGCTGTGCGAACGATGCACACCGGCTCATCTACCGCGTGGTCGACGACGAGGTGCGTATCGTCGCGTGCCGGTATCAATACGGTCGCTGAACGGCCTCCCGCGAGCGCGGCCCCGGCCCGGCCCTCACCGCCCCGCACGCTCGACCAGCAGCCAGCCGCCGAGTGCCATCGCCACGGCCGCGGGGGCGCTGACGTGGACGGCGATCAGCAGTGCGGTGTGCCCTTCCAGCAGCCCCGCGTAGCCGACCATGGACAGCCCCAGCACGCCGAGCAGGGCGAAGGTCACGCCGATCGCCGACACGGCTCCCGCGCCGCTCGCGCCCCTGCCCGGGGTGACACGGACGGGGCGCTCGAAGGTGCGGAAGGCCGTGACCAGGACCGCGGTGACCGCGGCGGCGGCAGCGATCCGCAGCGGCACCTGCGCCCACCAGGTGCCGGTGGCCGGCTCGGGCAGGGGGAGGCCGAGGGCGAGCATCGCCCCGTACACGCCCAGCATCGCGGTGAGGTGCCACAGGAACGCGGTCATCGCGACGCCGTTGGCGGCCACGACCGCGCGCCAGACGCGGGGCCGGGCTGCGAGCCGGGCGCCGGGCGCCCGCAGCAGCTCGACCGCCCCGACCAGCCACAGGCCGTGGCCGAGGAGGGCGAGCGTGGGAGGCGCCATGTTGCTGATCTTCTCCCCGGGCATCCCGACCATGGAGAGCGGATACGGGCCGAAGGCCACCAGTGCGACGGCCGCGGCGAGCCCGGCACCGGCGAGGAGCGCGGGCCGGCGGATGCGGCCGTCGGCGCGCAGGAAGCCGAGCTGGTGCACCGCGAGCCAGACGAACGCGAAGTTCAGGAACTCGACGTACGGGACGCCTGCCGCGAAGCGCAGGAGATCCACCGTGGCGGCGGCCCCCGCGAGTGCGGCGAACGCGCCCCAGCCGTAGCGGTCGTGCAGCCTCAGCAGGGCCGGGGTGAAAGCGACCATCGCCAGGTAGATGCCGATGAACCAGAGGGGCTGGGTCACCAGCCGCAGCGTCACACCGGTCAGCCCGCCTCCACCGCCGAGCAGTTGGACGACGAGTGCGGCGACGCCCCACACGAGGACGAAGACCATCGTCGGCCTCAGCAGCCGTTGCAGCCGGGCGCGCAGGAAGGACGGGTACACGGAGACCGTGGAGCCCTCGGGCCGCCTGCGGAGCAGGGACCGGTAGGACAGTGCGTGGGAGAAGCCGCCGACGAAGAAGAACACCGGCATGATCTGGAGGACCCAGGTGAGCAGCTGGAGTCCCGGCACGACGGCGAGGAGGTTCCCGACCCCCTCGGTGGTGACGGCGGCCATCAGCCAGTGGCCGAGGACGACCGTGCCGAGCGAGGCGACGCGCAGCAGGTCGATGTAGCGGTCCCGGGTGACGGGTGTGGCCTCGGCCAGTTCACGAACAGGTGATCCCATGCGCATACGGTCGCGCCGGAGCCCGGGAGGGCGGCAGCGCGACCGTACTCAGTTCGCGTCTGAGTATTCTGCTGTCAGACGACGGTGGCGCCCGCCGCCGGGGACGCCGCCACGCGGGCCTCCCGGCAGGTGCCCGAGGCCAGCAGGGCGTCGGCCACCTTCCGCGCCGACTCCTCGTCGGCGGTGAGGAAGGCCGTCGTCGGCCCGGATCCCGAGACCAGCGCGGCCAGGGCGCCGGCGTCGGTGCCCGCCGCGAGGGTGCCGGCCAGTGAGGGGCGCAGGGAGAGGGCGGCGGCCTGGAGGTCGTTGCCGAGGGCGTCCGCGAGCGCCGTGGCGTCCCCCTTGCGCAGGGCGGTCAGGAGCGCGGGGGACGCGGCCGGCTCGGGAACGTCGGTGCCGGCGGTCAGACGGTCGAACTCGCCGTACACGGCCGGGGTGGAGAGTCCGCCGTCGGCGACGGCGAAGACCCAGTGGAACGTGCCACCGACCTCGACGGCCGTCAGCTGCTCGCCCCGGCCGACCCCGAGTGCCGCCCCGCCGACCAGGCTGAACGGCACGTCGCTGCCCAGTTCGGCGCAGATCTCCAGGAGTTCGTCCCGGCTCGCGCCTGTGGCCCACAGGGCGTCGCAGGCCAGCAGGGCCGCGGCGCCGTCGGCGCTGCCGCCCGCCATGCCGCCTGCGACGGGGATGTCCTTGGCGATGTGGATGTGCACATCGGGGGCGATGCCGTGCCGGGCGGCCAGGGCGATCGCCGCGCGGGCCGCCAGGTTGGTGGCGTCCAGCGGGACCTGACCGGCGTCCGGTCCGGAGCAGGTCACGCGCAGGGTGTCGGCCGGGGTGACGGTGACCTCGTCGTACAGGCCGACGGCGAGGAAGACGTTGGCCAGGTCGTGGAAGCCGTCGGGCCGGGGCGCGCCCACCGCGAGCTGCACGTTGACCTTGGCGGGTACACGGACGGTGACGCTGTCGGTCATTCGGAGGGCTCCGGCTTGTTCTCGGCGATGGCGGCGAACTCCTCGACGGTGAGCGCCTCGCCCCGTGCCTGCGGCGAGATCCCCGCAGCGGTCAGGGCGGCCTCGGCGGCCGGTGCGGAACCCGCCCAGCCCGCGAGTGCGGCGCGCAGTGTCTTACGGCGCTGGGCGAAGGCGGCGTCCACGACGGCGAAGACCTCGGTCCGGCTCGCGGTGGTCCGGATCGGTTCGGTGCGCCGCACGAGGGACACCAGCCCCGAGTCGACGTTCGGCGCGGGCCAGAACACCGTGCGGCCGATGGACCCGGCGCGCTTGACGTCGGCGTACCAGTTGGCCTTGACCGACGGCACCCCGTAGACCTTGTTGCCCGGCTTGGCCGCCAGCCGGTCGGCGACCTCGGCCTGCACCATCACGAGGGTCCGCTCGATGGTGGGGAAGCGCTCCAGCATCGTGAGCAGGACCGGCACGGCGACGTTGTACGGAAGGTTGGCGACCAGGGCGGTGGGCGCGGGGCCGGGCAGCTCGGTGACCAGCATCGCGTCCGAGTGGACCAGCGCGAAGCGGTCGGTGCGGCCGGGCAGCCGTGCGGCGACCGTGGCCGGCAGGGCGCCCGCGAGCACGTCGTCGATCTCCACGGCGACGACCCGGTCGGCCGCCTCCAGCAGGGCCAGGGTGAGCGAGCCCAGGCCGGGCCCGACCTCGACCACCACGTCGTCGGGCCGCACCTCGGCGGTCCGTACGATCCTGCGGACCGTGTTGGCGTCGATGACGAAGTTCTGACCGCGCTGCTTGGTGGGGCGTACGCCCAGCGCTGCGGCCAGCTCGCGGATGTCTGCGGGGCCCAGGAGGGCGTCGGGCTCTGTGGTGCTCACCCGTTAAGCCTACGGCCGCCGCGGGGCCCGGGGCCCGCCGCCCGGCACGGGGCCGGAGCCGTGCGCCTCCCGGAGGACGACGACCTCGTCGCCGTCGTCGAGGCCCGTGGCGGGGGCGGGGGCGACGGTGTCGCCGGTGCCGACCGTGACGCCCTCGTCTTCGAGGAGCTCCCCGACGTCGTCCGCGAAGGTGTGCAGGGTGCGCGACGTCCCGTCGACTCTGACGCTGACGGCCTTGTCCTGGGCGAGGAACGCCGCGGTGCCGCCCGCCAGGACGGCGACGACCAGGGCGCGCGGGACGATCCGCCGCAGGCTCTCCGGGGCGGCGCGGTGCCGCCGGGCCGCCCGGTGTCCGGGGGTCTCCCTCGGCGGGGCCGCCGCCTGCCGGGCCACCAGCGGGGTGTCCAGCACGGTGGGATCGTGGACCGGCAGAGGGCCCGGCCACAGGGTGGCGACGATCGTCCGCTCCTCGTGGAGGGAGCGCGGCGGCGCCGACGGCGGGGCGGGGACGCGCGCCGGGCCCCGCCCCGTGCGCCGACTGCCGCGCGCCGCGCGGTGACTGCCCTGCGAATGGCCCACGACGCTCCAGACGTTCGGCCTGCCGACCCCGTTGCGCGGGCACGATAGCGGAGCCCTCGTCACCGTACAAAGTCGTACGATTACCCAACGTGCGCCCGGGGAGGGGTCGCGGCACTCAGAAGTCGAACGCCCGCGCCGTGTTGTCGTAGACGGCGGCGGCCAGGGTGTCCTCGTCGGTGCCCCTCACCTCTGCCATGGCACGGAGGGTG includes:
- a CDS encoding lipoprotein is translated as MMRCAIRALLPAALATMVLAGCSSQSGGGDTGKNGDGAPSRAAKSGAVEKGVTLGAPGSACELPVTFDLATGWKPETVEVDPGSEFAELGQQGSATMVCEIDAKPAGNIGYIRVWQAEGSGTAPRAALEDFVAGDANASAASYEVTEAGAVAAAEVTYTVRPELSDERKKERAFAVATPEGPVVVHLGGLDSQEHEEMLPAYELARNTLKLN
- a CDS encoding acyltransferase family protein — protein: MGSPVRELAEATPVTRDRYIDLLRVASLGTVVLGHWLMAAVTTEGVGNLLAVVPGLQLLTWVLQIMPVFFFVGGFSHALSYRSLLRRRPEGSTVSVYPSFLRARLQRLLRPTMVFVLVWGVAALVVQLLGGGGGLTGVTLRLVTQPLWFIGIYLAMVAFTPALLRLHDRYGWGAFAALAGAAATVDLLRFAAGVPYVEFLNFAFVWLAVHQLGFLRADGRIRRPALLAGAGLAAAVALVAFGPYPLSMVGMPGEKISNMAPPTLALLGHGLWLVGAVELLRAPGARLAARPRVWRAVVAANGVAMTAFLWHLTAMLGVYGAMLALGLPLPEPATGTWWAQVPLRIAAAAAVTAVLVTAFRTFERPVRVTPGRGASGAGAVSAIGVTFALLGVLGLSMVGYAGLLEGHTALLIAVHVSAPAAVAMALGGWLLVERAGR
- a CDS encoding 4-(cytidine 5'-diphospho)-2-C-methyl-D-erythritol kinase → MTDSVTVRVPAKVNVQLAVGAPRPDGFHDLANVFLAVGLYDEVTVTPADTLRVTCSGPDAGQVPLDATNLAARAAIALAARHGIAPDVHIHIAKDIPVAGGMAGGSADGAAALLACDALWATGASRDELLEICAELGSDVPFSLVGGAALGVGRGEQLTAVEVGGTFHWVFAVADGGLSTPAVYGEFDRLTAGTDVPEPAASPALLTALRKGDATALADALGNDLQAAALSLRPSLAGTLAAGTDAGALAALVSGSGPTTAFLTADEESARKVADALLASGTCREARVAASPAAGATVV
- the rsmA gene encoding 16S rRNA (adenine(1518)-N(6)/adenine(1519)-N(6))-dimethyltransferase RsmA, whose protein sequence is MSTTEPDALLGPADIRELAAALGVRPTKQRGQNFVIDANTVRRIVRTAEVRPDDVVVEVGPGLGSLTLALLEAADRVVAVEIDDVLAGALPATVAARLPGRTDRFALVHSDAMLVTELPGPAPTALVANLPYNVAVPVLLTMLERFPTIERTLVMVQAEVADRLAAKPGNKVYGVPSVKANWYADVKRAGSIGRTVFWPAPNVDSGLVSLVRRTEPIRTTASRTEVFAVVDAAFAQRRKTLRAALAGWAGSAPAAEAALTAAGISPQARGEALTVEEFAAIAENKPEPSE
- a CDS encoding ubiquitin-like domain-containing protein, producing MGHSQGSHRAARGSRRTGRGPARVPAPPSAPPRSLHEERTIVATLWPGPLPVHDPTVLDTPLVARQAAAPPRETPGHRAARRHRAAPESLRRIVPRALVVAVLAGGTAAFLAQDKAVSVRVDGTSRTLHTFADDVGELLEDEGVTVGTGDTVAPAPATGLDDGDEVVVLREAHGSGPVPGGGPRAPRRP